One genomic window of Haloferax mediterranei ATCC 33500 includes the following:
- a CDS encoding alpha/beta hydrolase, with amino-acid sequence MTEIPLEHVHVEPSEPGDGPGPAVVLLHGRGSNEQDLLQISRRFPDHLHVVSLRAPDELQGGYTWYDLDLSAGGLHQSQPHAEQFERSRELVRESIEGAIAEYDLDPERIGLLGFSQGAIASLSLLLDDPDDYAWVVALHGYLAESHADLDPDGVSGKPVFIGAGEMDQIIPASRAERAADRLRELGADVTSNVYQVPHGIGPDELADVVSFVETQV; translated from the coding sequence ATGACTGAGATTCCACTCGAACACGTTCACGTCGAACCGTCGGAGCCGGGTGATGGGCCGGGGCCTGCGGTCGTGTTGCTCCACGGTCGCGGGTCGAACGAACAGGACCTACTCCAGATTTCACGGCGATTTCCCGACCACCTTCACGTCGTGAGTCTTCGCGCTCCCGACGAGCTACAAGGAGGGTACACGTGGTACGACCTCGACCTCTCCGCGGGCGGGCTTCACCAGAGTCAGCCCCACGCCGAACAGTTCGAGCGGTCGCGCGAACTCGTACGCGAGTCCATCGAGGGGGCTATCGCCGAGTACGACCTCGACCCCGAACGAATCGGTCTGCTCGGGTTCAGTCAGGGGGCCATCGCCAGTCTCTCGCTCCTGCTCGACGACCCCGACGACTACGCATGGGTCGTTGCTCTCCACGGCTATCTGGCCGAGTCGCACGCCGACCTCGACCCGGATGGAGTTTCCGGGAAGCCTGTCTTCATCGGTGCGGGTGAGATGGACCAAATCATCCCGGCATCACGAGCAGAACGCGCCGCCGACCGACTTCGCGAACTCGGCGCGGACGTGACTTCGAACGTGTATCAAGTCCCCCACGGTATCGGACCAGACGAGTTGGCCGACGTCGTTTCATTCGTGGAAACACAGGTCTGA
- a CDS encoding YlbF family regulator yields the protein MSTQTTRLEELGRELGEAIADHPKYEAYEEAKAAVEADDEVQELITEFNRLREEFNVARQMGEATQEGLQKVQAAQEELHSKPVMEEYLLAQAELVGELEKVNEAISEPLSVDFGGEAGGCCHD from the coding sequence ATGAGCACGCAGACGACGCGGCTCGAAGAACTCGGGCGCGAACTCGGCGAAGCCATCGCCGACCATCCGAAGTACGAAGCGTACGAGGAGGCGAAGGCGGCCGTCGAAGCCGACGACGAGGTACAAGAACTCATCACCGAGTTCAATCGACTCCGCGAGGAGTTCAACGTGGCCCGTCAGATGGGTGAGGCAACACAGGAGGGCCTCCAGAAGGTCCAAGCCGCCCAAGAGGAACTCCACTCCAAACCCGTGATGGAGGAGTATCTCCTCGCGCAGGCCGAACTGGTCGGCGAGTTGGAAAAGGTGAACGAGGCTATCTCCGAGCCGCTTTCGGTCGATTTCGGCGGCGAAGCCGGCGGTTGCTGTCACGACTGA
- a CDS encoding MinD/ParA family ATP-binding protein, with product MLAIAGGKGGSGKTTTTLGLASALDGPVLAVDADRDMPNLHTMAGVERRNKAETSGVVLEPDVHPHPTDPTVSVLPAPSGTDDDAFERWLESVAADDRTTVVDCPAGAGPDAATPLRVADGVIVVTSLCAPALRDAAKTAAMARTLGTPVVGCVVTRARVAPEAVSDLIGAPMLGTVPDEASPVLTQPTVQSAYRRIVDNISGKK from the coding sequence ATGTTGGCAATCGCGGGCGGTAAGGGCGGCAGCGGCAAGACCACCACGACACTCGGACTGGCGAGTGCGCTCGACGGTCCCGTTCTCGCGGTCGACGCCGACAGGGACATGCCGAACCTGCACACCATGGCCGGAGTCGAACGCCGAAACAAGGCAGAGACAAGCGGTGTCGTTCTCGAACCGGACGTTCACCCGCACCCGACTGACCCGACAGTCTCGGTACTTCCGGCCCCGAGCGGAACCGACGACGATGCCTTCGAGCGATGGCTGGAGTCGGTCGCAGCAGACGACCGAACCACGGTCGTCGACTGTCCGGCCGGAGCGGGACCCGACGCCGCAACACCGCTCCGCGTCGCCGACGGCGTCATCGTCGTCACGTCGTTGTGTGCACCGGCGCTCCGCGACGCGGCCAAGACGGCGGCGATGGCGCGCACGCTCGGAACACCAGTCGTCGGATGTGTGGTCACGCGCGCGCGAGTAGCCCCGGAGGCAGTGAGCGACCTCATCGGCGCGCCGATGCTGGGAACGGTCCCGGACGAAGCGTCTCCAGTGCTCACTCAACCGACAGTTCAGTCCGCCTATCGTCGGATTGTAGACAATATTTCGGGGAAGAAGTAA
- a CDS encoding RAD55 family ATPase produces MSRLATGIDILDRQLDGGIPAGSIVLLTADPASQSELFLYELTTTRGTLWLTTLRSEVAVEDALERCPGPTGNPTIRNVGGDAPLDTANKLVRDLPERANLIIDVVDILERNEGPRYRKFLNVLQTHMVNTRGLTILHGLKGETVPDNRDLTEHMADIVFDLDTNIDGSEIENRLAVPKFRGGRALDETIKLRLAERVSVDTSRDIA; encoded by the coding sequence ATGTCTCGACTGGCGACCGGTATCGATATTCTCGACCGTCAACTCGACGGTGGGATTCCGGCGGGGAGCATCGTCCTCCTCACGGCCGACCCGGCCAGCCAGTCCGAACTCTTCTTGTACGAACTGACGACCACCCGTGGGACGCTGTGGCTTACGACTCTGCGCTCCGAAGTCGCCGTCGAGGATGCACTCGAGCGATGCCCCGGCCCGACGGGAAACCCGACTATCCGTAATGTGGGCGGTGATGCACCGCTCGACACGGCGAACAAACTCGTGCGCGACCTCCCAGAGAGGGCGAACCTCATCATCGACGTGGTCGATATTCTCGAACGAAACGAGGGGCCGCGCTACCGAAAATTCCTCAACGTCCTCCAGACGCATATGGTCAATACGCGTGGACTCACCATTCTCCACGGTCTCAAAGGCGAGACAGTACCCGATAACCGCGACCTGACGGAGCACATGGCCGATATCGTGTTCGACCTCGACACGAACATCGACGGCTCGGAGATAGAAAATCGGCTTGCGGTTCCAAAATTCCGCGGCGGTCGGGCGCTCGACGAGACCATCAAACTTCGACTCGCAGAGCGGGTTTCGGTCGATACCAGCCGTGACATTGCCTGA
- a CDS encoding FKBP-type peptidyl-prolyl cis-trans isomerase, with protein MSDEQQAEAEQVDEEVESGIQDGDFVRLAYTVRTVEDGDVVDTTSEEVAEEAEIDVEGYEFEPRVVIVGAGHVFPEVDDALTGAEVGDEGEVDIPAADAFGEYDEDEVRTVSANKIDEDDRYPGAQVTIDGEQGRLETIIGGRARVNFNHPLAGKDLEYEYEVLDLVDDREEQASGLLGMYLQQAPEVWVQTDEVEEEQVVESDDEEDEDAEPETETVTVEKDTLYIEATPQMTMNQQWMFSKQQIAQDIMQRLDIDRVIVQETIEGGMGGMGGLGGMMGGAGGADIEEAIEDVDIDADELAAELDDADEE; from the coding sequence ATGAGTGACGAACAGCAGGCGGAGGCCGAGCAGGTCGATGAAGAGGTCGAGTCCGGTATTCAGGACGGCGACTTCGTTCGCCTCGCGTACACGGTTCGGACGGTTGAAGACGGCGACGTCGTCGACACCACGAGTGAAGAAGTGGCCGAAGAGGCCGAAATCGACGTCGAGGGCTACGAATTCGAGCCTCGCGTCGTTATCGTTGGTGCCGGTCACGTCTTCCCCGAGGTCGACGACGCCCTGACGGGTGCCGAAGTCGGTGACGAGGGTGAAGTCGATATCCCGGCCGCCGACGCCTTCGGCGAGTACGACGAGGACGAGGTGCGCACGGTCAGCGCCAACAAGATCGACGAGGACGACCGCTACCCCGGTGCGCAGGTCACCATCGACGGCGAGCAGGGTCGCCTCGAGACCATCATCGGCGGCCGCGCCCGCGTCAACTTCAACCACCCCCTCGCGGGCAAGGACCTCGAATACGAGTACGAGGTTCTCGACCTTGTCGACGACCGCGAAGAGCAGGCCTCCGGCCTGCTCGGCATGTACCTCCAGCAGGCTCCTGAGGTCTGGGTCCAGACCGACGAAGTCGAAGAAGAGCAGGTTGTCGAGTCCGACGACGAGGAAGACGAAGACGCCGAACCCGAGACGGAGACCGTCACCGTCGAGAAGGACACGCTCTACATCGAGGCGACGCCGCAGATGACGATGAACCAGCAGTGGATGTTCTCGAAGCAGCAGATTGCGCAGGACATCATGCAGCGTCTCGACATCGACCGCGTCATCGTCCAGGAAACCATCGAAGGCGGCATGGGCGGCATGGGCGGTCTCGGTGGTATGATGGGCGGCGCAGGCGGCGCTGACATCGAAGAGGCAATCGAGGACGTCGACATCGACGCCGACGAACTCGCCGCAGAACTCGACGACGCGGACGAAGAGTAA
- a CDS encoding DUF7546 family protein, protein MALPYSSRTDARQIPTAWWLAVLGWFEVLAVAAYLHAAPVRVDSLRYVLYPFIWINVGVVAVLWTDLPKTTRRVRLGAGAVAAAYFLVLAFLAGLLSVNLGALVGGGHVHTAGRVAGHAAGWQFSLGAPGWGPRVGYAGEVVSATFVPYRVVGYLALSYLVYAAVLDTARTALSGALGLVSCVGCTFPLVGGLAAGLAGGTGIVSALRALSVDVSTVVFVVAVAALVFGPAAMGRSQR, encoded by the coding sequence ATGGCACTACCCTACAGCAGTCGCACCGACGCTCGACAGATTCCGACGGCGTGGTGGCTCGCGGTACTCGGTTGGTTCGAAGTACTCGCCGTCGCCGCGTACCTCCACGCCGCGCCAGTCCGTGTGGACAGTCTGCGATACGTCCTCTATCCGTTTATCTGGATAAACGTCGGCGTCGTGGCCGTCCTCTGGACGGACCTCCCGAAAACAACCCGCCGCGTCCGACTCGGTGCCGGTGCCGTCGCCGCCGCATACTTCCTCGTGCTCGCGTTTCTCGCGGGGTTACTCTCCGTGAACCTCGGTGCACTCGTTGGTGGTGGGCACGTTCACACCGCCGGACGCGTCGCTGGTCACGCCGCAGGCTGGCAGTTCTCGCTCGGTGCGCCGGGATGGGGGCCGCGAGTCGGCTACGCCGGGGAGGTCGTGTCCGCAACCTTCGTTCCCTACCGCGTCGTCGGCTACCTCGCGCTCTCGTACCTCGTCTACGCCGCCGTCCTCGACACGGCTCGGACAGCGCTTTCAGGTGCGTTGGGACTGGTATCGTGCGTCGGATGTACGTTCCCGCTCGTCGGCGGTCTCGCTGCGGGCTTGGCCGGCGGAACTGGCATCGTGAGCGCACTTCGCGCCCTCTCGGTCGACGTTTCGACAGTGGTGTTCGTTGTTGCGGTGGCCGCGCTCGTGTTCGGACCAGCGGCGATGGGACGGTCACAACGATGA
- a CDS encoding DUF7410 domain-containing protein — MSAHDGRPSSADEHRRAVSPETAVPDDETPAATCPYCARPFRQARLCDLHVGEMHEQRSEEEDAAYRDAVEAEDEDLFRYHLKVAGALGVVFTALFLLAVVGFSL, encoded by the coding sequence ATGAGTGCACACGATGGCAGGCCGTCGTCGGCCGACGAGCATCGCCGAGCGGTCAGCCCAGAAACAGCCGTTCCCGACGACGAGACTCCCGCTGCGACCTGCCCGTACTGCGCCCGCCCGTTTCGACAGGCTCGGCTTTGCGACCTACACGTCGGTGAGATGCACGAACAACGTTCCGAGGAAGAAGACGCCGCCTACCGAGACGCCGTCGAGGCCGAAGACGAGGACCTCTTCCGGTATCACCTGAAGGTCGCCGGCGCGCTGGGGGTCGTCTTCACGGCGCTGTTTCTGCTCGCAGTCGTCGGCTTCAGTCTGTGA
- a CDS encoding cytochrome C oxidase subunit IV family protein, with product MVSTKLYTAIYVVLFVSATIQVLVEFAGLNYWTAFGIIIVLSAGKAVLVAAYFQHLRFEPRSLTYLVSIGLAAALALTLAASYSLL from the coding sequence ATGGTGTCCACAAAACTCTACACGGCGATTTACGTGGTGTTGTTCGTCTCGGCGACGATTCAGGTGCTCGTCGAGTTCGCGGGGCTGAACTACTGGACGGCCTTCGGCATCATCATCGTCCTCTCGGCGGGGAAGGCGGTGCTCGTCGCGGCGTACTTCCAGCACCTCCGCTTCGAACCGCGCTCGCTGACGTACCTCGTCAGTATCGGTCTCGCGGCGGCGTTGGCGCTCACCCTCGCGGCATCGTACTCGCTCCTGTAA
- a CDS encoding cbb3-type cytochrome c oxidase subunit I, with the protein MSDTNPERTDGGTVTDDEAVASGQASVDDDHDHGHDFPGTGSIKRWFVTTNHKDVGILYIVTSLFFLVLGGVLAWLMRIQLLVPRAPAETILAPLAYNQAVSAHGLLMVFWFLSPFAFGFANYIVPLQLGAKDLAFPRLNALSYWLYLFSGILFGASFFQGGTFSGGWTMYAPLSVPTFTPDVGASTAVLALVLFVASVTVSSVNFLTTMHRMRAEGLTLRNMPLFSWTILLTVWMMLFAFAALLAALLVLSSDRLLGTTYFAMESPAGALLWTHLFWFFGHPEVYIVFFPALGVMAEVFQTFTGRRIVGRKWFIIAMVLVAIQSFAVWMHHMFLTSINLQVKTLFMITTIGISLPFDLMVFALIYTMLKGRIRFTTPFLFVFGALLLFIIGGITGVFLGAVVLDYEFRGTYWVVAHFHYVMVGGVTALIGGLYYWFPKMTGRMYDEFLGKLHFAVYFVGFNLLYFPLFVAWETPRRVFDYAPELAPWHQLATVGGFVLGLSFLIMFYNLFKSAFVGDPAPDNPWEYSTTAEWAVSSPPPLENFEGTPTYRDGHLSFIRDRKPDTSGDGATATDGSGTATSDGGTTASDGGVATSPHTAVTTEYEPTMETADVEGPSHASIWPFVLSLGAFLVLLGLSPLQEATFPTGMTGAAYATTAVVGGGVTLGSLVAMGLEPFHGPVFEEGEAWPFSGIDNGKVGMWIFLASDVVLFGGFIGAYVFTRFAFGWTGWEPIPSDPIPGLVNTYILLTSSFTVVLALVAAEKKHKLALVTSLGATFVLGIGFLVNKGLEWQHLFHEGIWLSTNVRSSTFFLTTGLHAAHVIAGLVIALYLTARAWRGAYLEDSRSVEYFGLYWHFVDIVWLFLFPLFYIL; encoded by the coding sequence GCATCAAACGCTGGTTCGTCACGACGAATCACAAGGACGTGGGGATTCTCTACATCGTCACGTCGCTTTTCTTCCTCGTGCTCGGCGGCGTCCTCGCGTGGTTGATGCGCATCCAACTGTTGGTCCCGCGAGCGCCGGCCGAGACGATTCTCGCGCCGCTCGCGTACAATCAGGCCGTTTCGGCGCACGGGCTACTGATGGTCTTTTGGTTCCTGTCGCCCTTTGCCTTCGGCTTCGCCAACTACATCGTTCCGCTCCAACTGGGTGCAAAAGACCTTGCGTTCCCCCGACTGAACGCACTAAGCTACTGGTTGTATCTGTTTTCCGGCATTCTCTTCGGTGCCTCGTTCTTCCAAGGGGGGACGTTCTCCGGGGGTTGGACGATGTACGCGCCGTTGAGCGTCCCGACGTTTACGCCGGATGTCGGGGCCTCGACCGCAGTGCTGGCGCTCGTCTTGTTCGTCGCCTCCGTCACCGTTTCGTCAGTCAACTTCCTGACGACGATGCATCGGATGCGTGCCGAGGGGTTGACGCTCCGTAATATGCCGCTTTTCAGTTGGACGATTCTCCTGACGGTCTGGATGATGCTTTTCGCCTTCGCGGCGCTTCTGGCCGCGCTCTTGGTGCTGTCGTCGGACCGACTTCTCGGGACGACCTACTTCGCGATGGAATCTCCCGCGGGGGCGCTCCTCTGGACGCACCTGTTTTGGTTCTTCGGCCACCCCGAGGTGTACATCGTGTTCTTCCCGGCGCTCGGTGTCATGGCCGAGGTGTTCCAGACGTTCACGGGTCGCCGCATCGTCGGCCGGAAGTGGTTCATCATCGCCATGGTCCTCGTCGCCATCCAGAGCTTCGCGGTCTGGATGCACCACATGTTCCTGACGAGCATCAACCTCCAGGTGAAGACGCTGTTTATGATAACCACCATCGGTATCTCGCTGCCGTTCGACCTGATGGTGTTCGCGCTCATCTACACCATGCTGAAGGGGCGGATACGCTTCACCACGCCGTTCCTGTTCGTCTTCGGCGCGCTCCTGTTGTTCATCATCGGCGGCATCACCGGCGTCTTCCTCGGCGCGGTCGTCCTCGACTACGAGTTCCGCGGCACCTACTGGGTCGTCGCGCACTTCCACTACGTGATGGTCGGCGGGGTCACGGCGCTCATCGGCGGCCTCTACTACTGGTTCCCGAAGATGACCGGGCGGATGTACGACGAGTTCCTCGGAAAACTCCACTTCGCGGTCTACTTCGTCGGATTCAACCTGCTGTACTTCCCGCTTTTCGTCGCGTGGGAGACGCCGCGGCGCGTCTTCGACTACGCGCCCGAACTCGCCCCGTGGCACCAACTCGCCACCGTCGGCGGGTTCGTCCTCGGCCTGTCCTTTCTCATCATGTTCTACAATCTGTTCAAGAGCGCCTTCGTCGGCGACCCCGCGCCAGACAACCCGTGGGAGTACTCGACCACCGCGGAGTGGGCCGTGTCGTCGCCGCCGCCGCTGGAGAACTTCGAGGGAACGCCGACCTACCGCGACGGCCATCTCTCGTTCATCCGCGACCGAAAACCGGACACGTCGGGCGACGGCGCTACAGCCACAGACGGGAGCGGGACTGCAACGTCGGACGGCGGGACGACAGCGTCAGACGGCGGCGTCGCAACCTCGCCGCACACGGCGGTCACGACGGAGTACGAGCCCACGATGGAGACAGCCGATGTCGAGGGGCCGAGCCACGCGAGTATCTGGCCGTTCGTGCTCTCACTGGGTGCGTTCCTCGTCCTCCTCGGGCTTTCGCCGCTCCAAGAAGCGACGTTCCCAACTGGCATGACCGGCGCAGCCTACGCGACCACGGCGGTCGTCGGCGGCGGCGTCACGCTCGGGTCGCTCGTCGCCATGGGCTTAGAGCCGTTCCACGGCCCGGTCTTCGAGGAAGGAGAGGCGTGGCCCTTCTCCGGCATCGACAACGGCAAAGTCGGGATGTGGATATTCCTCGCCTCCGACGTGGTGCTGTTCGGCGGCTTCATCGGGGCGTACGTCTTCACCCGATTCGCCTTCGGCTGGACCGGATGGGAGCCGATTCCGTCGGACCCGATACCGGGCCTCGTGAACACCTACATCCTGCTTACGAGCAGTTTCACCGTCGTGCTCGCGCTCGTCGCGGCGGAGAAGAAACACAAGCTGGCTCTCGTGACGAGCCTCGGAGCGACGTTCGTCCTCGGCATCGGCTTTCTCGTCAACAAGGGACTGGAGTGGCAGCACCTCTTCCACGAGGGAATCTGGCTCTCGACGAACGTCCGGTCTTCGACGTTCTTCCTCACGACCGGGCTTCACGCCGCCCACGTCATCGCGGGACTCGTCATCGCACTGTATCTGACTGCACGCGCATGGAGAGGCGCGTACCTCGAAGACAGCCGTTCGGTGGAGTACTTCGGTCTCTACTGGCACTTCGTCGACATCGTCTGGCTGTTCCTCTTCCCGCTGTTCTACATCCTGTGA